In the genome of Flavobacteriaceae bacterium YJPT1-3, the window AAAAGGGCGCTGTCTGAGTACCGTTTTGGGGATCAAGATCAGCCTTGCTGTCGGTTTGTTCCATCTTGTCTTTACAGGCATTTAAACTGAAGGCAATGAGGACACTAAGTATAAAAATACGCTTCATTGGGAATATTCAACTAGAAAGGGCTTACTACAACGTTTTCGTCAGGAAAAGCCCATGATTTCTACGATTTCACTAAAGTATGCTTTTTTTAAATTACTCAAAAAACTGTTTAAAATTTATATATTTGATAAGCATGTGACTTCAAAATTTTCAAAAACTCATTTTATTGTGAATCAAGCAAACCCTAACGAATTGTACGATGCCATTGTAGTAGGTACAGGTATCAGTGGAGGCTGGGCAGCGAAAGAGCTGTGTGAAGCCGGATTAAAAACATTAGTCTTAGAGCGAGGTCGCATGGTACGGCACATTGAAGATTATCCCACCATGAATATGGATCCCTGGGATTTCAAACTGCGTGGAACGAATACCGCAGAAGAGCGTAAAACGCAACCCAAGCAGGCGCGTACGGGTTATGTGACCGATCCTGCACACAAGCATTTCTTTGTCAATGATCTGGAGCATCCCTACAACGAAACCAAGCGGTTTGACTGGATTCGAGGGTATCATGTGGGAGGTCGTTCGTTAATGTGGGGCCGACAAAGCTATCGTTTGAGTGATATCGATTTTGAGGCCAACAAAAAAGAAGGTGTCGCCATTGATTGGCCGGTGCGTTATAAAGACATTGCTCCCTGGTATGACAAAGTGGAAGAGTTTATAGGTGTATCCGGAGAAAAACTGGGTTTGGACGTCTTACCGGATGGTCAATTCTTACCGCCTATGGACTTGAACTGTGTGGAAGATCATCTTAAAAAGAACATGGCTCAAAACTATAAGGACCGCGTATTGACCATCGGCCGAACCGCTCATATCACAGGGACAAAAACCTTTGATGGTCGTTCCAATTGTCAATACCGAAACCGCTGTATGCGAGGCTGTCCGTTTGGAGGCTACTTCAGCAGTAATTCCTCTACACTTCCCGCAGCCGAAAAGACCGGGAACATGACCCTACGGCCATTCTCAACGGTCTCTGAAGTGGTGTATGACGAGCAAAGCGGAAAAGCCACCGGGGTCAAAGTCATCGATACCGAAACCATGGAAAAAATGGAATTCAAAGGGAAAGTCGTTTTCCTTTGCGCTTCGGCTGTAGCTTCAACTTCTATCTTGATGCAATCGAAGAGTGATCGATTCCCGAATGGTATGGGTAATGACAGTGGAGAATTGGGTCACAACATCATGGACCACCATTTTAAGGCAGGAGCCTACGCTACTTACGATGGCTTTGAAGATCAGTATTACAAGGGACGCCGAGCGAATGGTCTCTACATCCCCCGTTTTAGAAATATTGGAGGCGAGACTGATCAGCCCAACTTCAAACGCGGATACGGCTATCAGGGAGGTGCCAGTCGAGGTAATTGGCAGGAAACCGTCGCTGAATTAGGTTATGGTAAAGAATTAAAAGCCGCCATTCAAAAACCGGGAGGCTGGAGCATAGGTCTCATGGGCTTTGGAGAGTGTCTGCCATACCACGAAAATAAAATGACCCTAGATTACGACAAGTTAGACAAGTGGGGTCTACCCACAGTGACTTTTGACGCAGAATGGAAAGAGAACGAGTGGGAGATGCGTAAGGATATGGTCGCTCAAGCCAAGGAGATGCTGCAGAATGCAGGCTTTAAGAATATTTACCCCATGGATGATCCCGGAGCACCGGGATTGGGAATTCATGAAATGGGAACCGCCCGAATGGGAAATGACCCAAAAACCAGTGTGCTGAACAAAAACAATCAAGTACATGGCGTGCCCAACGTGTACGTCACTGACGGTTCGTTCATGACCTCTGCAAGCTGTGTAAACCCATCACTAACCTATATGGCCTTTACAGCGCGTGCAGCAGCACATGCCGTAGACCAATTACAAAAAGAAGCCTAAGATGAATAGAAGAGAAGCATTACGAAATATTGGACTGGGTACTGGCTACGTGGTTGCAGCGCCTACCTTATTGAGCATTCTACAAAGCTGTAGCAATGAACCTACGTTCCAGCCGCAGTTTCTGACTCCGGGACAAGGATTTGCCTTGCAACAAATGACCGATCTTATTATCCCTTCTGATGATGAGGTGCCGGGTGCGAAAGAGGTCAATATCGCCGAGTTTATCGATAGCTTTTGGGCGCAGGTTCCTGATGAAGAAGACACTGCGCAACTAAAAGATGCCTGGGCTGGATTTGAAAGTAAGTTCAAAGAAGAGTTCAACAAAGAATTAACCAAAGGTACCGCTGAGGATTATACGATGATGCTCGACAAATACCTGAAAGCTTCACCCGAAGATCGTGCGAAATATGCCGAACTTAGACAAAATTATTCGGATAGTGATGATCCTAACGTTACTATGGATCCGGATGCTGCAAGTTTTGAATTGCTGGGGAA includes:
- a CDS encoding GMC family oxidoreductase, with translation MNQANPNELYDAIVVGTGISGGWAAKELCEAGLKTLVLERGRMVRHIEDYPTMNMDPWDFKLRGTNTAEERKTQPKQARTGYVTDPAHKHFFVNDLEHPYNETKRFDWIRGYHVGGRSLMWGRQSYRLSDIDFEANKKEGVAIDWPVRYKDIAPWYDKVEEFIGVSGEKLGLDVLPDGQFLPPMDLNCVEDHLKKNMAQNYKDRVLTIGRTAHITGTKTFDGRSNCQYRNRCMRGCPFGGYFSSNSSTLPAAEKTGNMTLRPFSTVSEVVYDEQSGKATGVKVIDTETMEKMEFKGKVVFLCASAVASTSILMQSKSDRFPNGMGNDSGELGHNIMDHHFKAGAYATYDGFEDQYYKGRRANGLYIPRFRNIGGETDQPNFKRGYGYQGGASRGNWQETVAELGYGKELKAAIQKPGGWSIGLMGFGECLPYHENKMTLDYDKLDKWGLPTVTFDAEWKENEWEMRKDMVAQAKEMLQNAGFKNIYPMDDPGAPGLGIHEMGTARMGNDPKTSVLNKNNQVHGVPNVYVTDGSFMTSASCVNPSLTYMAFTARAAAHAVDQLQKEA
- a CDS encoding gluconate 2-dehydrogenase subunit 3 family protein; protein product: MNRREALRNIGLGTGYVVAAPTLLSILQSCSNEPTFQPQFLTPGQGFALQQMTDLIIPSDDEVPGAKEVNIAEFIDSFWAQVPDEEDTAQLKDAWAGFESKFKEEFNKELTKGTAEDYTMMLDKYLKASPEDRAKYAELRQNYSDSDDPNVTMDPDAASFELLGNIRGMTIWGWKTSEEVGENVLWYDPVPGQYVGCLPISEAGNGKTMSL